A segment of the Corynebacterium liangguodongii genome:
CTGCCGGCGGCGTTGCATGTGCGGCTGAAGGATCCGACCGATCCAAGCCCGGTGGAGGCGGTCTCCCAGATGCCGCAGGTCGCCGTGGTTACCGACCAGGCTGACACCGTCCGCGAGGCCGCCGGCACGATGGATACCTTCCGTAACGCCACCTTCGTCGTCGCGGCGGCCCAGGCGCTCGCGGCGCTGTTCCTCATCTCCAACATGGTCCAGCTCGCGGCCTTCAACCGGCGCGAGCAGATCGGGATCATGCGCATGGTGGGCGCCTCGCGCTGGTTCACCCAAGCGCCGTTCGTGCTCGAGGCCGTGGTCTCGGTGCTCATCGGCGGCATCATCGCCACTGCCGGTGTGTGGGCCGGAAAGCGCTTCTTGGTCGATCCGCTCATGGGGGACCTCTATGCCTCCCAGCTCGTCGCTCGTGTTCCCGACTCGATGGTCGCGACCGTCATGCCGGCGGTCACGCTCGCGGCCATGGTGCTCGGGGGGATCGCCGCACAGGTGGCGCTGCGTTCCTACGTGCGCAAGTGACGGGGTAGACTGGTCGCCTACTATGGCGAAAAAGAAGAAGAAGGATGCCTCCGGCGGCGTCATCGCGACGAACCGGAAGGCTCGCCACGACTACAACATCCTCGATACCTTCGAGACCGGCATCGTGCTCGTCGGCACGGAAATCAAGTCGCTGCGCGACGGCAAGGCCAGCCTCGTCGAGGCGTTTGCCACCATCGATAACGGCGAGGTGTGGCTGCGTAACCTCCACATTCCCGAATACTCGAGGGGATCGTGGACCAACCACACCCCGCGGCGCACCCGTAAGCTGCTCATGCACCGGCGCGAGATCGACTCGCTCGAGGGCAAGTTGCGCGACGGCAACCGGACCCTCGTGCCGCTCTCGCTTTACTTGAAGGACGGCAAGGCGAAGGTCGAGCTCGCGCTCGTGCAGGGCAAGCAGGACTACGATCGGCGCCAAGACATTAAAAAGCGCGACGAGGATCGCGAGATCGCGCGCGAGATGGGCCGGAAGTTTAAGGGGATCAAGGCGTGAAAAAGGCACTCGTGACGGGGGCATCGCGGGGTATCGGCCGCGCGATCGCCGAAGAGCTCGGGCGCGACCACCACGTCTACGTGGGGGCGTCCCGGGACGCATCCGAGGTCGTCGCCACGCTGCCGAGCGCCGAGCCTTTCGTGGTCGACCTGCGCGATAGCGCCGCGGTGGCGCAGGCCTGCGCGGGAATTGGCGAGCTCGATGTGCTCGTCCACGCCGCCGGCATCTACCCGAAGGCGCCCTTTGACGAGCTGACGGACGAGCAGTGGCGCGAGGCCTTCGAGGTCAACGTGTTTGCGGGGGTGACGCTTGTGCGCGAGCTGCTGCCCGCTTTGCGACGCTCCCGTGGCCTCATCCTCACCATCAACTCCGGCGCCGGCTTCCACGGGGTGGAGGGCGGCAGCGTCTACTGCGCCACGAAGTTTGCCTTAAAGGGCCTCACCGACACGCTCCGCTTGGAAGAGCAGGGGCGGGTGCGGGTGACCTCGCTGCACCCGGGGCCGACTGATACCGATATGCTCGCCGGGGATCCCCGCCCGAAGATGTCGCCCGCGGCAGTGGCTCAAGCTGCCCGCCTCGCCGTGGACGTGGGGCCGGAGGCCGTGATCGACTTCCTCCGCGTGAGCCCCTTGCGCAAGTCCTAGCCGTGGCGTAGAGTGAGTTCTCCTACGGTTCCCGTAGTGAATGGGGTTGATTTTGGTTTCGACTTCATTGACCAAGCCAGGGGAA
Coding sequences within it:
- the smpB gene encoding SsrA-binding protein SmpB is translated as MAKKKKKDASGGVIATNRKARHDYNILDTFETGIVLVGTEIKSLRDGKASLVEAFATIDNGEVWLRNLHIPEYSRGSWTNHTPRRTRKLLMHRREIDSLEGKLRDGNRTLVPLSLYLKDGKAKVELALVQGKQDYDRRQDIKKRDEDREIAREMGRKFKGIKA
- a CDS encoding SDR family oxidoreductase — encoded protein: MKKALVTGASRGIGRAIAEELGRDHHVYVGASRDASEVVATLPSAEPFVVDLRDSAAVAQACAGIGELDVLVHAAGIYPKAPFDELTDEQWREAFEVNVFAGVTLVRELLPALRRSRGLILTINSGAGFHGVEGGSVYCATKFALKGLTDTLRLEEQGRVRVTSLHPGPTDTDMLAGDPRPKMSPAAVAQAARLAVDVGPEAVIDFLRVSPLRKS
- the ftsX gene encoding permease-like cell division protein FtsX, whose amino-acid sequence is MNWGFIAKEAFRGLGRNLTMTVALIITTALSLVLVGAGILITQATNETKALYLDRVEVMIELDEEISATDTDCSSPACLEVRDELQSSDGVEQVTFRSRQQSYERFVELFGQTDPDLVRETTPDALPAALHVRLKDPTDPSPVEAVSQMPQVAVVTDQADTVREAAGTMDTFRNATFVVAAAQALAALFLISNMVQLAAFNRREQIGIMRMVGASRWFTQAPFVLEAVVSVLIGGIIATAGVWAGKRFLVDPLMGDLYASQLVARVPDSMVATVMPAVTLAAMVLGGIAAQVALRSYVRK